Sequence from the Acidobacteriota bacterium genome:
AGATGAAGAGGCGCTCGCCGAGGCGCGGACGGTGGCCATGGAGGCCCATATCGTCGACTTCGGCCTGAGCCTTCACTCGGCTGTCCTCGGCATTACCCTCGGCCTCATCCGTGAATACGCCAGCGTCCGGGTCCTCTTCATCGCAGTGGCCTTCGACCAGTTCGCCGACGGTGTCTCCGTGGGTGCCACGCTGTCCGAGTCGGCGCTCCTCACGACGTGGCATACGGCCATCCTCCGTGCTGTCTTCTCCCTGGCGTGCCCCATCGGCATCACCATCGGTGTGAGCATCGACGCCGCCGGTGGCGCGGCCGATCAGACGGTGCAGGGTGTCTTCGCGGCCTTCGGGGCTG
This genomic interval carries:
- a CDS encoding ZIP family metal transporter; translation: DEEALAEARTVAMEAHIVDFGLSLHSAVLGITLGLIREYASVRVLFIAVAFDQFADGVSVGATLSESALLTTWHTAILRAVFSLACPIGITIGVSIDAAGGAADQTVQGVFAAFGAGMLLVIAFTNMLPVLTKPFDALAECCVHENHDADHHGGAVPHRHATGTPATKQAAGDDEATTAVEVDSSSGDADGSQPLTVLWRISLYICVALGIAAMAIIAKWG